The following coding sequences are from one Chrysemys picta bellii isolate R12L10 unplaced genomic scaffold, ASM1138683v2 scaf117, whole genome shotgun sequence window:
- the LOC135978103 gene encoding olfactory receptor 51G2-like: MEQLQHTVPLVNSSFYQPSTFLLTGFPGLEANHHWISIPFCMFYLVGLSGNCLILIIIKKTQSLHKPTYYFLSMLAVMDLGLALCTLPTTLGIFWFKIRKIEFNACLTQMYFIHILSVMESSVLLAMAFDRFIAISNPLRYSSILTKPTIIKIGLAIVSRAVISLFPIPFLLKRLTYCGSNVLSHSFCFHPDIMKLACADIKVNILYGLIVILSTVGVDFVFIVLSYVLIIKTVVSLTTKEKCLKALNTCVSHICAVLIFFIPMIGLSVLHRCGDNVPPMLNIVVGYIYLIVPPVLNPIIYSVKSKLIRGAMLRTLCWKNESM; encoded by the coding sequence ATGGAGCAGCTTCAGCACACCGTGCCACTTGTCAATTCCTCCTTCTATCAGCCTTCCACCTTCCTCCTGACGGGCTTTCCGGGGCTGGAAGCCAATCACCACTGGATCTCCATCCCTTTCTGCATGTTCTATCTTGTCGGCCTTTCAGGGAACTGCCTGATCCTGATCATCATCAAGAAGACCCAAAGTCTTCATAAGCCTACGTACTACTTCCTTTCCATGCTGGCCGTGATGGACCTGGGCTTGGCTTTGTGTACCCTTCCTACCACGCTGGGCATCTTTTGGTTTAAGATCAGAAAAATTGAGTTCAATGCCTGTCTCACCCAGATGTATTTTATCCATATACTGTCAGTGATGGAATCCTCGGTGCTCCTAGCCATGGCCTTCGATCGTTTCATCGCTATCTCCAACCCTCTGAGATATTCGTCCATCTTGACCAAGCCAACCATCATAAAAATAGGGCTGGCAATTGTTTCAAGAGCTGTGATCTCTCTCTTCCCAATACCCTTTCTGCTCAAGAGGCTAACCTACTGTGGGAGCAATGTGCTTTCCCACTCATTTTGCTTTCACCCTGATATCATGAAGCTGGCCTGCGCGGATATAAAAGTCAACATCCTGTATGGTTTAATTGTCATTCTTTCAACGGTGGGTGTGGATTTTGTGTTCATTGTGCTATCATATGTTCTGATCATTAAGACTGTGGTCAGCCTCACGACCAAGGAAAAATGTCTCAAGGCTTTGAACACATGTGTCTCCCATATCTGTGCCGTCCTAATCTTCTTCATCCCAATGATTGGACTGTCCGTTCTCCATCGCTGTGGTGACAATGTTCCCCCTATGCTTAACATTGTGGTGGGCTATATCTACCTTATTGTGCCCCCTGTCTTAAATCCTATCATATACAGTGTTAAATCCAAACTGATCCGCGGAGCCATGCTCAGAACACTGTGTTGGAAAAATGAGTCAATGTGA